The DNA region CTTGGCTGGAGGTAAGAGGTGATGAACCAGGCGCTCTCCTGGGTGCCGTCAGGCGAGGTGGTCACGTTAAGTTTAAGGCAATGACAGACCAGGCGGTGATGGTGATTCTTCGCAAACGAGCGGAGCAAGCTGGGGTAGCTGCCTTTTCTCCTCACGACTTCCGTCGCACCTTTATCAGCAACCTCCTGGAAGCCGGTGCCGATGTCCTAACCGTGAGCCGTCTGGCTGGACACTCCAATCCTGCCACCAGCCTAAAATACGACTTGCGTGGGGAGAACGCCAAGCGCCGAGCCGTCCAACTGCTGCACGTTCCCTATGAGGATTGATTTTGGGAAGCGCACAGTACGGGGGCTTTACGCATCACGATTCGTAAGAACGATAATTATAAAGGTAGTTAACCGTAGGAGGTTAGCGCAATGGTAAGAGAAGCGATCGCGGGTTGGGAACCCCCCATGCCGCCCACTGATTTAATTTTCGATGACGGTGAACCCTTGGAAACGAATCGCCACCGCAATGCCATGAACGTCCTGATTAATTCCATCAATCAGGCGTACTCTGACCGCAATGATTTCTTTGCGGGGGGTAATATGTTCATCTACTACAGCAGTGCTCAAGCCAGGAATCGAGACTTTAGAGGGCCAGATTTTTTTGTTGTCCTCAATATTGATGGTTCCTACCCTCGTCAAGGTTGGGTGGTCTGGGAAGAAAATGGACGTTACCCCGATGTCATCGTCGAACTGATGTCGCCCTCGACGGCCCAGATAGATACAGGAGCGAAAAAAGATCTTTACGAGCAGGTGTTTAGAACGAGGGATTACTTTGTTTTTAACCCGTTTGACCCGGATTCGTTGCAGGGTTGGAGTTTGGATGCAGCTGACCGCTATCAGCCACTGACACCCAACGAGCAAGGCTGGCTTTGGAGTGAGACGTTAGGCTTGTGGTTGGGAACGTGGTCGGGAACGCTCTACCGAGAGACAGCGGTGTGGTTGCGCTTTTATAACGAGACGGGTAATCTTGTCCCCTTGCCAGAGGAAGCGGCAGGGCAGCAAGGACTCCAACAGGGTGCAATGAGGCAGTTGTTACGTTTGCTCACGACTCGCTTTGGGACGGTTACACCAGAAGTGGAGCTTCTCTTGCAAGCACTTGATGTCAATCAACTGGAAGATTTGGTGGAGGTAGCACTCTCTGTGGATTCCTTGGAGCAATTCGCCAGCCATTTGTCTTGAACGTGAATGCAGCTAATTAGCAGTCATCAGAGCTTTCTCAAGAGCCTATGGCTCTACACTTTCACGCATAGCGCTTCCAGTTGAGCCAAGAGTTTTTCCAGTTGCCGCTTTTTTTTGGGGTCATCCCAAATTTTGGACTTCTTGATTTTGGCGTAAGCTTTATCCACACGGCTTTTGAGGGAGGCAGGTTGTCCCTCATCGAGCGTTACATTGGTGGGCTGAAGGCTCTTGATGCGGTCTTTTATTTCATTGAGGGATAAATCTTCAGAGATAGCCGCGTCCAATAGCTCCTGGCGCTCAAGCTGACCTTTAACTCGTGCGATCGCTCTAGCTTTGGTATAGCTAAGGCGACCAGAGCGAAGCGCCTCTTTAATGTCGTCTGGAAGATTGAGTAAGGGGAGGCGATTGGTTCGGAAACTCTCTGGGGTAAACTTTCCGACTGAGGTGAAAACGTCAATCACCGTCTGCCATTCCGGACTGTGGATAACGTTATCCACAGAATTTCGTTCCGGGTGTGCAGCGGCATTGAGCAGGGCGATCGCCGACTCAGGGGTTTGGTTTAATTTCAACGCCAACAGTTGCAGGATGCCTTCGGTTTCCTCAAGCGGATTGAGGTCTTCACGCTGGAGGTTTTCTAAAAGAGCAAGTTGCAGGGCATCTTCATCTGTCAGTTCCCGGATGACGACGGAGACTTCATCGAGTCCGGCAGAAACAGCGGCTCGATAGCGCCGTTCCCCGGCAACCAGTTCGTACAAGTCTTGTCCTTTGGGGCGAACGAGCAGGGGTGAGAGAATCCCGTGTTGTTTGACGGACTCGACGAGAGACTGCATCGCCTGTGGCTCGAAGTAGCGGCGGGGCTGTGCTTGGGGTAAGCGAATTTGGGACAGAGGAATCCGTTGAGCCGCTTCCTCAGTGGAGGATTGTTCTCCAAATAGAGCATCGACTCCCTTGATTTGATAAGGCTGAGGAGATCGCTTTCTTCGACTCATCTACAGAACTGTTAGGCTTTGGGCAATTCGATCTAGGAGTGCCACCGCT from Allocoleopsis franciscana PCC 7113 includes:
- a CDS encoding Uma2 family endonuclease, whose translation is MVREAIAGWEPPMPPTDLIFDDGEPLETNRHRNAMNVLINSINQAYSDRNDFFAGGNMFIYYSSAQARNRDFRGPDFFVVLNIDGSYPRQGWVVWEENGRYPDVIVELMSPSTAQIDTGAKKDLYEQVFRTRDYFVFNPFDPDSLQGWSLDAADRYQPLTPNEQGWLWSETLGLWLGTWSGTLYRETAVWLRFYNETGNLVPLPEEAAGQQGLQQGAMRQLLRLLTTRFGTVTPEVELLLQALDVNQLEDLVEVALSVDSLEQFASHLS
- a CDS encoding ParB/RepB/Spo0J family partition protein — protein: MSRRKRSPQPYQIKGVDALFGEQSSTEEAAQRIPLSQIRLPQAQPRRYFEPQAMQSLVESVKQHGILSPLLVRPKGQDLYELVAGERRYRAAVSAGLDEVSVVIRELTDEDALQLALLENLQREDLNPLEETEGILQLLALKLNQTPESAIALLNAAAHPERNSVDNVIHSPEWQTVIDVFTSVGKFTPESFRTNRLPLLNLPDDIKEALRSGRLSYTKARAIARVKGQLERQELLDAAISEDLSLNEIKDRIKSLQPTNVTLDEGQPASLKSRVDKAYAKIKKSKIWDDPKKKRQLEKLLAQLEALCVKV